From a region of the Nonlabens sp. Hel1_33_55 genome:
- a CDS encoding DUF5655 domain-containing protein produces MHLYQLKSKESVHILKEKPFKLEKEIQSIFESNLGTFMDLQLVKSEFAIKNKRIDTLAYDTRSNAFIIIEYKRSKNISVVDQGFTYLSLMLENKADFIVEYNETLKKSIKRNDVDWSQTRVVFVSTGFTENQKTATNFKDIAIELWEVKRYENNLISLNQIKKSKSAESIKPITSTNAQLEIVNKEIKVYTEEDHLSGKPDDVVELYESYKEAILNLADDIEVKANKLYIAFKKDRNLSDIVILKKGLKIFINLTKGTLDDPKGIMRDVSNTGHWGNGDYETIVKSTKDLEYIMSLIKQTI; encoded by the coding sequence ATGCACTTATACCAACTAAAATCAAAAGAATCAGTTCACATACTTAAGGAAAAGCCTTTTAAATTAGAAAAGGAGATACAATCTATTTTTGAAAGCAATTTAGGGACGTTCATGGATCTACAATTGGTGAAATCAGAATTTGCCATTAAGAATAAACGTATCGATACACTAGCTTACGATACTCGCTCCAATGCTTTTATAATCATTGAATACAAGCGAAGCAAAAATATCAGTGTTGTTGACCAGGGTTTTACCTACTTAAGTTTGATGTTGGAAAACAAAGCAGACTTTATAGTAGAGTATAATGAGACATTGAAGAAAAGTATAAAACGAAATGATGTAGATTGGAGTCAAACAAGAGTAGTGTTTGTTTCCACAGGGTTTACAGAAAACCAAAAGACAGCGACAAATTTCAAAGACATTGCAATAGAGTTATGGGAAGTAAAGAGATATGAGAATAATCTTATCAGTCTAAATCAAATTAAGAAAAGTAAATCTGCTGAAAGCATTAAACCTATAACTTCTACCAACGCTCAATTAGAAATCGTAAACAAGGAAATTAAAGTTTATACAGAAGAAGATCACTTAAGTGGCAAACCAGATGATGTCGTTGAACTTTATGAGAGTTACAAAGAAGCCATATTGAATTTAGCTGATGATATTGAGGTGAAAGCAAATAAACTATACATAGCTTTTAAAAAGGATAGAAACCTATCAGATATAGTTATACTCAAAAAAGGACTAAAGATTTTTATCAATCTCACAAAAGGTACATTAGATGATCCGAAGGGCATTATGCGAGACGTATCTAATACAGGTCATTGGGGCAACGGTGACTATGAAACCATTGTAAAGAGCACTAAAGATCTAGAATATATAATGAGTTTGATTAAACAAACTATTTAA
- a CDS encoding nucleoside deaminase: MSTSTITEAEIEYMKLCLSLAQESLDAGDEPFGSILVNSAGKVIATKRNRVNEINALFHPEIELARWALNHLTLEERKTTVMYTTGEHCPMCAAAHGWSAVGTLVYLASGKELKQW, encoded by the coding sequence ATGAGCACATCAACAATCACAGAAGCCGAAATTGAATATATGAAACTGTGCCTGTCACTTGCTCAGGAATCGCTGGATGCCGGTGATGAACCTTTTGGCTCCATATTGGTAAATTCCGCAGGCAAGGTTATAGCAACTAAACGCAACCGAGTCAATGAAATAAATGCGCTATTTCATCCAGAAATCGAGTTGGCTCGATGGGCGCTGAATCATTTGACGCTTGAAGAGCGCAAGACCACCGTGATGTATACTACGGGCGAGCACTGTCCCATGTGTGCGGCCGCTCACGGTTGGTCTGCAGTAGGAACTTTGGTGTATCTAGCATCAGGAAAAGAATTAAAACAGTGGTAG
- a CDS encoding DUF6642 family protein codes for MSELEVPITDLENFIYCLEVVPDTEKEDTTEVLTILEDMAFNQNISSIYKTCDTIEGLEESLNYLLYDDHHFQDYELIYLVLPGEANNILVNGYYYSIEEIAELFEGKMEGKVIHFANKKILDLTDDESQYFLDVTGARAISGYGQPSDQVTSAFTIDRVFFSLFYENDDLREVVERMFQKHYHLCKLLDFRLYY; via the coding sequence ATGAGTGAACTGGAAGTACCTATTACAGATCTTGAGAATTTTATCTATTGTCTAGAGGTAGTTCCAGATACAGAAAAAGAAGACACGACAGAGGTGCTCACCATACTGGAAGACATGGCTTTTAATCAGAACATTTCCAGTATCTACAAAACTTGTGACACCATCGAAGGCCTGGAAGAGAGTCTGAATTACCTGCTCTATGACGATCACCATTTCCAGGATTACGAACTCATTTATCTAGTGTTGCCCGGCGAGGCCAACAATATTTTGGTTAATGGTTATTACTACAGCATAGAAGAAATCGCCGAGCTTTTTGAAGGTAAAATGGAAGGGAAAGTAATTCACTTTGCTAATAAAAAGATCCTTGACCTTACTGATGATGAATCTCAATATTTTCTAGATGTGACCGGTGCACGTGCTATTTCAGGCTATGGTCAACCTTCTGATCAGGTAACCAGTGCCTTTACGATTGACCGCGTATTCTTTAGTCTTTTTTATGAGAACGATGACCTCAGAGAAGTTGTGGAGCGCATGTTCCAAAAGCATTACCATCTTTGTAAGCTGCTGGATTTCAGGTTGTATTATTAA
- a CDS encoding VOC family protein produces MKAKTPVSFSHVGITVPDLEKGIKFYTEAMGWYHISGPIEVKESDDNNLTRIAKLIYGKGWKSFQFAHLSNAEGVGFELFEFAKNDTKESTNVPFKTGIHHFCLQHPDPAALLQEIVKAGGSIKMEPQVEYPDEKPYLMAFAQDPFGNIIEIYSHSYELHNVGPDGPVG; encoded by the coding sequence ATGAAAGCAAAAACACCTGTTAGTTTTTCACATGTTGGAATTACTGTTCCAGACCTTGAAAAAGGAATCAAATTCTATACAGAAGCCATGGGCTGGTATCACATCTCTGGACCTATAGAAGTTAAAGAAAGTGACGACAATAATCTGACGAGAATTGCAAAGCTCATTTACGGTAAAGGTTGGAAATCTTTCCAATTTGCTCACCTCTCTAATGCAGAAGGTGTCGGTTTTGAGCTTTTTGAGTTTGCTAAAAACGATACCAAAGAAAGCACGAATGTACCTTTCAAAACAGGTATTCACCATTTTTGTTTACAGCATCCAGATCCTGCAGCTTTGCTACAAGAGATCGTCAAAGCTGGCGGCTCTATAAAGATGGAACCTCAAGTTGAATATCCTGACGAGAAGCCATATTTGATGGCTTTTGCCCAAGATCCCTTTGGAAATATCATTGAGATTTATTCGCATTCCTATGAATTGCATAATGTAGGGCCTGATGGACCGGTTGGTTAA
- a CDS encoding DUF981 family protein, which produces MELLVVFLKKQKSLWKFAFAKADFHNICITTKNDHMQDDQGLIIDWASMPTYNTVMCVAVGAALCSLAVIGKSMMQGKKMETVGWSLNLGALGLILFLTGLHMTLTWPLAKYFPFDNIVFGEPSLAFGVLLLVFSFYFWKKGTALEQSKNPLADLGAVGYQLRYFLYGMGLAMIAIGIAGVKYELFAAPPEEPISGQFAEYPLVEAIFISGLWALTGLASLLVPRVFKKFAAGHTSMGKTMKISYALVYGLGIVFLLFGAFNFFTHIGLIVNTMK; this is translated from the coding sequence ATGGAATTACTCGTCGTATTTTTAAAGAAGCAGAAAAGTTTGTGGAAGTTCGCTTTCGCGAAAGCGGACTTCCACAACATCTGTATAACCACTAAAAATGACCACATGCAAGACGACCAAGGATTGATCATTGACTGGGCAAGTATGCCTACCTACAATACGGTGATGTGCGTTGCCGTTGGTGCTGCGCTATGCTCGCTGGCTGTGATAGGAAAAAGCATGATGCAAGGCAAAAAGATGGAAACCGTAGGCTGGTCGCTTAATCTGGGAGCGCTGGGATTGATTTTGTTTCTCACCGGACTGCACATGACATTGACCTGGCCGCTCGCGAAATATTTTCCATTTGACAATATTGTTTTTGGAGAACCATCGCTGGCTTTTGGTGTATTGTTATTGGTTTTTTCGTTCTATTTCTGGAAAAAAGGAACCGCACTGGAGCAATCTAAAAATCCGCTAGCAGATTTGGGAGCCGTTGGATATCAGTTGCGCTACTTTTTATATGGTATGGGATTAGCGATGATCGCCATTGGTATAGCTGGTGTCAAATATGAGCTTTTTGCGGCACCACCAGAAGAGCCCATCAGTGGCCAGTTTGCGGAATATCCGCTGGTTGAAGCCATATTCATTTCAGGTCTTTGGGCATTGACAGGCCTTGCCTCGTTGTTGGTGCCTCGAGTATTCAAGAAGTTTGCTGCAGGTCACACGTCCATGGGTAAAACCATGAAGATTTCCTATGCGCTAGTATATGGATTGGGAATTGTGTTTTTGTTGTTCGGTGCATTTAATTTCTTTACCCACATAGGATTGATCGTTAATACCATGAAATAA
- a CDS encoding BLUF domain-containing protein, with the protein MKMYYSICYLSKASEDLSKKELNDLFTFTANSNNDCEVTGILLHSIGRFFQVMEGNEQYLKKLFKKIQNDTRHSEIFELFNGRTAHPLFLKYSSKFNVVKSDDDLNNIEDYLTENKLHPTSDKIQRILQPFLLMGMNP; encoded by the coding sequence ATGAAAATGTACTACTCCATTTGCTATTTGAGTAAAGCCTCAGAAGATTTGAGTAAAAAAGAGCTAAACGACTTATTTACCTTTACTGCAAATAGTAATAATGATTGCGAGGTCACTGGAATTTTATTGCATTCTATAGGTCGCTTTTTTCAAGTCATGGAAGGCAATGAACAATATTTGAAAAAGCTTTTTAAAAAAATCCAAAACGATACGAGGCACAGTGAAATTTTTGAACTTTTCAACGGTCGCACGGCACATCCATTATTCTTAAAATACAGTTCAAAATTCAACGTGGTAAAATCAGATGATGACCTCAACAATATTGAGGACTATTTAACGGAAAATAAACTACATCCCACGAGCGATAAAATTCAGCGAATCTTGCAGCCATTCCTACTGATGGGAATGAATCCATAA
- a CDS encoding Brp/Blh family beta-carotene 15,15'-dioxygenase, translating into MNDFKVYAYITGLSIILLLALFISNDGILMLSAQIIGTLAMATLGVLHGANDLWIYRRSTESQISALNFILLYVAMAFLIGLIVFLEPVVGVNLFVLLSAYHFGEEHFSWWREKKNAASILWCFFYGLSIFSLLFLTHLQTLETFFETSNYKVNVLSWSTYLMVPIIVVQMVLGLGHLFLGKVRVLQFLFLELSLLLLYLIFEQLDLFTAFAFYFVLWHSIPSIFTQIKTLGLDGWKGFAEYSKRALPYYFVSIIGLLILYYFMGTDLFSLTTIVLLAAMTTIPHVVIFAYLKASSKK; encoded by the coding sequence GTGAACGATTTCAAAGTTTACGCCTACATTACCGGATTGTCTATTATTCTACTGCTAGCGTTGTTCATTAGCAATGATGGTATATTGATGCTGTCAGCACAAATCATCGGAACTTTAGCGATGGCAACGCTGGGAGTTTTACATGGAGCCAATGATCTATGGATCTACAGACGTTCCACCGAAAGCCAAATTTCCGCCCTAAATTTTATCTTATTGTATGTAGCTATGGCCTTTTTAATTGGGCTTATAGTTTTCTTGGAACCTGTCGTAGGCGTTAATTTATTTGTTTTGTTATCTGCTTATCATTTTGGTGAGGAACATTTTTCCTGGTGGAGAGAGAAGAAAAATGCCGCTTCTATATTGTGGTGCTTCTTTTACGGTCTCTCCATATTTTCTTTATTGTTTTTGACTCATTTACAAACTTTGGAAACCTTCTTTGAAACCAGTAATTATAAAGTAAATGTTCTTTCATGGAGCACCTATTTGATGGTGCCTATCATTGTTGTGCAAATGGTGTTGGGGTTGGGCCACTTATTTCTGGGCAAAGTACGCGTGTTGCAATTTTTATTTTTGGAGCTAAGCCTTTTGCTCCTATATCTAATTTTTGAACAGCTGGATTTATTTACAGCCTTTGCATTTTACTTTGTGTTATGGCATAGTATACCGTCCATTTTCACCCAGATTAAAACATTGGGTCTTGACGGTTGGAAAGGTTTTGCAGAATATAGTAAACGAGCTTTACCGTATTATTTCGTTAGTATAATCGGGTTGCTGATTCTCTATTATTTTATGGGAACTGATCTATTCTCGTTGACTACAATCGTATTGCTGGCTGCGATGACCACCATACCTCACGTAGTTATTTTTGCCTATTTAAAAGCGAGTTCCAAGAAATAG
- a CDS encoding DUF2254 domain-containing protein, producing the protein MLSILRKIYNSIALLPTGIALFFAIMAIGQISFPFNSEALPDFMEGVVITDKGDLQFIFAFIIGGIFTLTIFSYTMVMNVLNRSINNYSPRLIPLILSERHHQLILGFTSGTIIYSMIMSIAASNDNALEFPPLGAFLGVMLSIFCVFLFIYFIHSVSQSIHVNYILRKSYGRSYKNMKHFKTLEAIGSQKTTPENLESWNEIRTDDCGYLQLPDVKDLAEFAQKTKSHIYVTHLPGTFVLKDEVLIRTSQKMDSKDHNFSRQVSIDSRVPLELNESEIKHLVEVAIKGSSPAINDPGTSLGAIDYITQLLILREELKGYNCFTTDKQHYVYIPFLANEVLAAFCFEEMWNYMKQDPILVKSLHQAVSKLNKAGVSIHHGILG; encoded by the coding sequence TTGCTATCGATTCTAAGAAAGATCTATAATAGTATAGCGCTATTGCCTACCGGCATAGCGCTATTTTTTGCTATAATGGCAATAGGTCAAATTAGCTTTCCCTTTAATAGTGAAGCGCTGCCTGATTTCATGGAAGGTGTCGTGATTACTGATAAAGGTGACCTACAATTCATATTTGCTTTCATCATTGGTGGAATTTTCACATTGACTATCTTTAGTTACACGATGGTCATGAACGTGTTGAACCGCAGTATTAATAACTATTCACCTCGATTGATACCGCTTATTCTATCAGAGCGTCATCACCAACTCATATTAGGATTTACCAGTGGTACTATTATCTATTCCATGATAATGTCCATTGCGGCCAGTAATGATAATGCCCTTGAGTTTCCGCCATTAGGTGCTTTTCTAGGTGTAATGTTGAGTATTTTTTGCGTGTTTTTGTTCATTTATTTTATACACAGTGTTTCACAATCCATTCACGTGAACTACATATTGCGCAAAAGCTATGGTCGATCCTACAAAAACATGAAGCATTTCAAAACTTTAGAAGCTATAGGAAGCCAAAAAACAACTCCAGAAAATTTAGAGAGTTGGAATGAAATCAGAACTGATGATTGTGGTTATCTGCAGTTACCAGATGTCAAGGATCTTGCAGAATTTGCTCAAAAAACCAAAAGTCATATTTACGTTACTCATTTGCCAGGAACTTTTGTTTTAAAGGATGAGGTCTTGATTAGAACCTCGCAAAAAATGGACTCCAAAGACCATAATTTTAGCCGTCAAGTTTCTATTGATTCTAGAGTACCGTTAGAGTTGAATGAGTCAGAAATCAAACATCTTGTTGAGGTAGCCATTAAAGGATCATCGCCAGCGATTAACGATCCTGGTACTTCTTTAGGAGCAATTGACTATATCACACAGTTGCTCATTTTAAGAGAGGAATTGAAAGGATACAACTGTTTTACTACGGACAAGCAACACTATGTGTATATTCCATTTCTTGCAAACGAAGTTTTAGCAGCATTTTGTTTTGAAGAGATGTGGAATTATATGAAACAAGATCCTATTCTTGTCAAGTCATTACACCAGGCCGTTTCTAAGCTTAATAAGGCTGGAGTTTCCATTCATCATGGTATATTGGGGTAA
- a CDS encoding bacteriorhodopsin gives MNNIENLFEYTVGQFEFIDHLFTMGVGVHLAALVFFLVVSQFVAPKYRIATALSCIVMVSAGLILNSQASMWTDAFAYVSADGTYQLQELTFSNGYRYVNWMATIPCLLVQLLIVLNLKGKELFSTATYLILAAWGMIITGYVGQLYEVSDLSALMYWGAASTVFFVIMNFIVGKKIGAQKATMLGGTNSTIMKVFWLMMFAWTLYPIAYLVPYFMNSADGVVVRQLLFTIADISSKVIYGLMITYIAVNQSAAAGYLPAQQALGRIGLDQKVA, from the coding sequence ATGAACAATATTGAAAACCTTTTTGAATATACGGTAGGTCAATTTGAATTTATTGACCACCTATTTACCATGGGTGTAGGCGTACATCTCGCTGCACTTGTATTCTTTCTAGTCGTATCACAATTTGTCGCGCCTAAGTATAGAATCGCAACAGCTTTATCTTGTATCGTTATGGTATCTGCTGGATTGATTCTTAACAGCCAGGCATCTATGTGGACAGACGCATTTGCTTATGTAAGCGCAGATGGTACCTACCAACTTCAAGAGCTTACCTTTTCTAACGGTTACCGTTATGTAAACTGGATGGCTACTATTCCATGTCTTCTTGTCCAACTATTGATTGTTCTTAACCTTAAAGGAAAAGAATTATTCTCAACTGCTACTTATCTAATTTTGGCAGCTTGGGGTATGATCATTACTGGTTATGTAGGACAGTTATATGAAGTTAGTGATTTGAGCGCCCTTATGTATTGGGGAGCTGCAAGTACTGTATTTTTTGTAATCATGAATTTCATTGTCGGTAAGAAAATAGGAGCTCAAAAGGCAACTATGCTAGGTGGTACTAATTCTACCATCATGAAAGTATTCTGGTTGATGATGTTTGCGTGGACACTTTATCCTATCGCATATTTAGTTCCTTATTTCATGAACAGTGCTGATGGTGTAGTGGTAAGACAATTACTGTTTACTATCGCAGATATCTCTAGTAAGGTGATTTATGGTTTGATGATTACTTACATTGCTGTGAACCAATCTGCAGCGGCTGGTTATCTTCCTGCTCAACAAGCTTTGGGACGCATAGGATTGGACCAAAAAGTCGCATAG
- the glgA gene encoding glycogen synthase, producing MKVLFLTREFPPHVYGGAGVHVEYLARELAQLMDVEVRCFGDQNVEQENPSVEGYDYEDTAFAKADSQLKGLLQTLSTGVHMNIKPVDADVTHCHTWYSHFAGIMAKLCYGTPLVVTTHSLEPLRPWKRDQLGRGYDASSWIERTAIEMADGIIAVSKETKEDVLKFFDVDEKKIEVIYNGIDLQQYQKITDTSALEKYGVDPNKPFVLFVGRITKQKGIIHLVNAIKYIEPDTQIVLCAGAPDTKEIATEMEQAVAAVKKDRDNVIWIDEMLDKPSIIQFYSHATVFCCPSIYEPFGIINIEAMACHTPVVASAVGGIKEVVVHGETGLLIPVKQQQEAPFEPVDPDQFSRDLADGINKVVNDKNLQEKMSIAGRQRVEEHFDWKAIAQQTADLYSSLIA from the coding sequence ATGAAAGTTTTGTTCCTCACGCGGGAATTCCCTCCACACGTTTATGGAGGCGCTGGCGTACATGTAGAATATTTAGCAAGAGAACTTGCCCAGCTCATGGATGTTGAAGTCAGGTGTTTTGGTGACCAGAATGTCGAGCAGGAAAATCCTAGTGTAGAAGGATATGACTATGAAGATACCGCTTTCGCGAAAGCGGATTCCCAACTAAAGGGATTGCTACAAACGCTCTCTACCGGTGTTCACATGAACATTAAACCAGTCGATGCAGATGTCACCCATTGCCATACATGGTACTCGCATTTTGCTGGTATCATGGCAAAATTGTGCTACGGCACACCATTGGTAGTCACCACACATTCCCTTGAACCTTTACGCCCATGGAAACGTGATCAATTAGGTCGAGGTTATGACGCCTCTTCTTGGATTGAAAGAACCGCCATCGAGATGGCTGATGGTATTATTGCTGTTTCCAAAGAAACCAAAGAGGACGTTCTCAAGTTTTTTGATGTGGATGAGAAGAAGATCGAGGTCATCTACAACGGTATCGATCTCCAACAATATCAAAAAATAACCGATACCAGCGCCCTAGAAAAATATGGTGTCGATCCCAATAAACCTTTTGTTTTATTTGTAGGGCGTATCACAAAACAAAAAGGGATAATACATCTGGTGAATGCAATAAAATATATTGAGCCTGATACGCAAATCGTACTTTGCGCTGGCGCACCAGACACTAAAGAAATCGCTACCGAAATGGAGCAAGCGGTAGCAGCGGTAAAGAAAGATCGCGATAATGTGATCTGGATTGATGAGATGCTAGACAAACCATCGATCATTCAATTTTACTCTCACGCTACGGTATTTTGCTGCCCATCCATTTACGAGCCCTTTGGAATCATCAACATAGAAGCCATGGCTTGTCATACTCCTGTTGTGGCGAGCGCCGTAGGCGGTATTAAAGAAGTGGTAGTCCATGGAGAAACTGGATTACTCATTCCAGTAAAACAGCAACAGGAAGCTCCTTTTGAACCAGTAGATCCAGACCAGTTTTCCAGAGATCTTGCAGACGGTATCAATAAAGTGGTCAACGACAAAAACCTACAGGAAAAAATGTCCATCGCTGGACGCCAGCGTGTGGAAGAACACTTTGACTGGAAAGCCATTGCACAACAAACAGCAGACTTATATTCATCCCTTATAGCTTAA
- a CDS encoding glucose-1-phosphate adenylyltransferase — MINNEVLSIILGGGQGTRLYPLTESRSKPAVPIAGKYRLVDIPISNCINSDIKRMYVLTQFNSASLNRHIKNTFSFSFFSSAFVDVLAAEQTPGNSEWFQGTADAVRQSMHHFTRHDFDYFLILSGDQLYQTDYSDMIQAHKDSKADITLATIPVNAKDAPSFGILKSNDQNQITSFIEKPKTELLKDWASEVSEDMQNEGRHYLASMGIYIFNRQLLVDLMNEEGTVDFGKEIIPQNIDKLKIQSFQYEGYWTDIGNVDSFFEANLELTDDIPKFNLFDKKLPIYTRPRMLPTAKVSDTQVVKSVIADGCIIAAKKIERSVIGIRSRVGKDSTIIRTYMMGSDYYESLEEVEKNNIEIMLGIGENCHIENAIIDKNCRIGDNVTIKGGSHLDDTETDNYVIKSGIVVLKKAAVIPKGFTLE, encoded by the coding sequence ATGATCAATAACGAGGTATTATCCATCATTCTAGGTGGCGGACAAGGAACAAGACTTTATCCATTAACTGAGTCACGCTCAAAACCAGCGGTTCCCATTGCCGGGAAATATCGTTTAGTGGATATTCCTATCTCCAACTGCATCAATAGTGATATAAAAAGAATGTATGTATTAACGCAGTTTAATAGTGCCTCGCTTAATAGGCACATTAAAAACACATTCAGCTTTAGCTTTTTTAGTAGCGCTTTTGTGGATGTACTTGCAGCAGAACAAACGCCAGGAAACTCAGAATGGTTTCAAGGTACTGCAGATGCTGTTAGACAAAGTATGCATCACTTTACCCGTCATGATTTTGACTACTTCCTGATACTTTCAGGAGATCAATTGTATCAGACTGATTATAGTGATATGATCCAGGCGCATAAGGATAGTAAAGCAGATATTACACTGGCAACAATTCCTGTAAATGCTAAGGACGCGCCATCCTTTGGAATTCTTAAATCAAATGATCAGAATCAGATTACATCCTTTATTGAGAAGCCCAAAACCGAGCTTCTTAAGGACTGGGCTAGTGAGGTTAGTGAGGATATGCAGAATGAAGGTCGCCATTATCTTGCGAGTATGGGTATATATATATTTAACAGGCAACTGCTCGTTGATTTAATGAATGAAGAAGGTACTGTTGATTTTGGTAAAGAAATTATTCCTCAAAACATTGATAAACTAAAAATACAGAGTTTTCAATATGAAGGCTACTGGACAGATATAGGTAACGTTGATTCCTTCTTTGAAGCTAACCTAGAGTTGACTGATGATATTCCCAAGTTCAATCTCTTTGATAAGAAGTTACCCATTTATACTAGACCTAGAATGCTGCCTACAGCAAAGGTGTCTGACACACAAGTGGTAAAGTCCGTTATAGCAGATGGTTGCATCATCGCTGCCAAAAAGATTGAAAGATCTGTTATAGGGATTAGATCTAGAGTTGGAAAGGATTCTACCATAATCAGAACCTATATGATGGGAAGTGATTATTATGAATCTCTGGAAGAAGTGGAGAAAAATAATATTGAGATAATGCTTGGTATAGGTGAAAACTGCCACATTGAGAATGCCATCATAGACAAAAATTGTCGAATTGGAGATAATGTAACGATTAAAGGTGGTAGCCACCTAGACGATACAGAGACTGATAACTATGTGATCAAATCTGGAATAGTAGTGCTCAAAAAAGCTGCTGTGATTCCAAAAGGTTTTACGCTAGAATAG
- a CDS encoding BLUF domain-containing protein, producing MYSVAYISRASDDLTENDIQEVLHSSERRNNLFGMKGILLYKDGNFLQVLEGDEAPVKALYAKICEDDRHTNLHEIFNKKLRTPIFTEYNSKFNIITSSFDLISLKSFLRRQKKFGVEDKISEKLESFLGMDWFT from the coding sequence ATGTATAGTGTTGCCTATATAAGTCGAGCAAGCGACGACCTTACCGAAAATGATATTCAAGAGGTATTACATTCATCAGAAAGACGTAACAACCTTTTTGGAATGAAAGGGATCTTGCTTTATAAAGACGGTAATTTTCTTCAGGTGCTTGAAGGCGATGAAGCACCAGTTAAAGCACTTTATGCTAAAATATGTGAGGATGATCGCCATACCAATCTGCACGAGATCTTCAACAAGAAATTAAGAACACCCATTTTTACAGAGTATAATTCAAAATTCAATATAATTACCTCAAGCTTTGATCTCATTTCTCTCAAGAGTTTCTTGAGAAGACAAAAGAAATTTGGCGTTGAGGATAAAATTTCAGAAAAATTGGAATCCTTCTTAGGGATGGACTGGTTCACATGA